The DNA segment AGGCCGCGGCGAAGAAAGCACCTGCGAGGAAGCGGGCGGCTTCGGGGAAGCGGTCTGCCTGAGCCGCGTGCTGTGTGCCGCGTGCCGTGTGAGTCGTAGCACCCGGGCGCCGGTCCCGTTCGGCGGTCCGGACCCGGGCGCCCGAGGCCCCGCACCGGCCTCAGCCCCGTACCCGGGGTCGCCGCCCGCGCGCGCCCCCGCGTCCCGTACCTCGGATTCACCTCCCCGAACGGCGCGCCCTCAGGCACGATGAAGGTGTGACATACGTGGTGACCGTGGCGATGGCCCCGCCCCAGGGGGCTCCGGAACTCGACGCGCTGCGCCGGGAGGGAGTGGTCTTCCTGCTGCGCAAGGGCTTCGACTCGCTGGAGGCGGTCGAGGGCCCGGACGGCATGGAGGTCGACCTGCTGGACGACGTGATCGCCGCCCATCCCGGCGGGGCCCTGCTGAAGCTGTTCGTGGACGCCCCGGCGCTGGAGTTCGCGGAGGACGCGGCGCGGGAGGTGGTGACGGAGCTGATGGAACGTACCGAGGCGCTGTCCGACTGGCGCCTGACCCGTTGCGCGGTGGAACTCAACTCCGAGCTGCTCCAGGAGAGCCTGGACGCGGCGGACGGCCCGGACGCCCCGCCCGCCGACCCGGCGGAACGCGCCAGGCGCCATGCGGCGGGCACGACCCCCGCGCCCCCCGACAGCCCCGGCCACTCCGAGAGCCGGGCGATGCGTACGAGGCTGCGCGAACTGGCCCCGACGCTCACGGCGTTCACGCTGGAGGCGTTCGGCCACCACGAGTCGGCACCGGAGTGCGAGGTGAGCAGAGAGGCGGCGGAGATAGCGGCGGGCGCCGTGGTCTACGCGATCGACCTCCTGGTGGACGAACTCTTCACCGACCTGGCCGCCCTGGAGGACGACGGCCCCACGGTCGCCCGCAGCAACGCGACGTTCATGATCCTGGACGACCTGCCCCCGCACCTCGCGGACGCGTACACCGTCCTCTTCACCCGCCGCCTGACGGTCACCGCGATCACCCTCACGGGCCGCCTCACCCGCCCCCCGTTCGACCACCCCACCTGCCTGGCCGAGGAACTCCTCCTCAAGTCCCTGCTGAACCAGGCGGAGGTGACGGCCGACCTCTACAGCCTCCTGTCCGACGAGGTCAGCCTGGCCCTGGAGACCTTCGCCACGACTCTCCACCCCCCGACTTCCCCCCACCCCGCGACCCCCGAGGACCCGGACACCTGGTTCACCGCGTACACCCCGGTCTCCCCGGTGCATCCGTACGCGGCGAACGAGAACGAGGAGACGGTGGTGGAGTTGCCGGAGTGAGGGTGCCGGCGGGCGGTAGTTGACATTTGAATTGTCACAACTGCGTCACCGTCTACACGAGTTCCTCACATCTGACGCACCGGCATAGATAGGTTCACCCCTCACGTACTCGCCCTCGGGGGGACCTCTCATGACCTACTACCAGCCCCAGCCGCCACCCGCGCCGGCGCCCCGCCCGGCCCCGAAGTGGGCCCGCAAACGCTTCGTACTCCCCGCCCTGGGCCTCACCTTCCTCCTCGGCATCGGCAGCGCCGGCGCCGACGACACCCCGAACACGACCAAGTCGGTCGCCAACACCAAGCCCGCCCCGACCCCCACGACCACGGTCACCGCGACGGCCACGGCAACGGAGACGGCGAAGCCGGAGCCTGCGCCGACGGTGACCGAGACGGTGAAGGTGAAGGTCCGGGTCACGGTCACGGCGCGTGCGGCGGCGGGGTCCGGGTCGGGCAGTTCGACGTCGGGCGGCTCCTCGTCCACCAGCGGCGGCTCCAGCTCCTCAGGAGGCTCAACCTCGGCAGGCGGCGGCGCGACGGCCAAGTGCAACGACGGCTCGTACTCGTACGCGGCCCACCATCAGGGGGCTTGCTCCCACCACGGCGGGGTTGCCGTCTTCTACCGGTAGCCGACAAGGGACGGGCGCCTGAACGCCCGTCCCGGTCCACACCTGCCTCGCATACGCGAAGACCCCGTCCTCAGCGTTCTCGCTGATGGCGGGGTCTTTGGGCACCTAATTCAAGGTGCCCCCGGCAGGATTCGAACCTGCGCACACGGCTCCGGAGGCCGTTGCTCTATCCCCTGAGCTACGGGGGCGTGTCGGGCGTTGCGCTGGGCGCTTGCGGCGACGGGTAGAACCCTAGCAGGTCTCGCGGGGTGATCAGGAACGGGTTTGCCCAGGCGGGGTCGGCTGGTGCGGGCCACCGTGGGGAGGGCTCTGTTCCGGGGCTCGGCCGGAGGCCGTTCGAGGCTCACTGTGTCCTCCCGCCCCGTACCCCTTCCACAGCGGAGCGACAACTCGTCCACCCAAATCCCCCCACCACCCGTCAGAGCGAGAACTCGGGAAAACCGGGACGCGGCCCCCCGCCCCGACCTACTCTCGAGTTGTGTCAGGCGCGTCCGGCCGGGTGCTTGTTGTGGATGACAGCAAGGGCATCCGGCAGCTGATCAAGGTCAATCTCGAGCTGGAAGGGCTTGAGGTGGTGACCGCGGTCGATGGTGCCGAGTGTCTTGATGTGGTGCACCACGTGCGCCCGGACGTCATCACGCTCGACGTCGTCATGCCCCGTCTCGACGGGCTCAGTACCGCCGCCCGCCTCCGGGCCGACCCCCGTACCCGTGGCCTCCCGCTCGCCATCATCAGCGCGTGCACGCAGTACGAGGTGGAGAGCGGGCTCGACGCCGGCGTCGACGCGTTCCTGCCCAAGCCCTTCGAGCCGGACGAGCTGGTCCGGCTGGTCAAGGGGCTGCTGGAGCGGAGCGACCGGCGTGACGGGGTCTGCTCCGGCGGATAGACCCCGGCCCTCCGGAGACTGTCGGCCCCGGCGAAGCCAGCACGCACCCCCCGAGGCCCCACCACCCGTCTCCGCCCGCCCTCCCGCCCCCCCGAGGCCCCACCACCCGCCTCCGCCCGCCCTCCCGCCTCCCCTAGGCTTGTCCTGTGACCCCCGCCGAGCTGTCCCGTACCGTCCTGGACGCGGTGTGCCGTGCCGTGGACGCGGGGGAGCTGGACGTGGCTCCGCCCGAGCGGGTCACCCTCACCGAGCCCGGCCCCGGCGGCTGCGGCGACTTCGCCACCAACGTCGCCCTCCGCCTCGCCCGCCCCGCCGCCCGCACCCCCCTGTACGTCGCCGACATTCTGCGCGCGCGGCTGCTCGACGCGGACGGGGTGCGCGACGTCGTCGTCACCGGCCCGGGGTTCCTCAACATCAGCCTCCGCGCCCGCGACGACCTGCTCACCGGACTCGTCCGCGAGATCCGCGCGCGCGGTACGGAGTACGGGTACGGGGACGCCCTCGCCGGGCGGACCGTCGTACTGCGGGTGCCGTACGAGGTGCGCGCCGAGGTCGTCGCCGACGCGGTCGCGCGGATCGTCGCCACCCAGGGCGGCCGGGCGGAGATCGAGCACGGCGAGCCCGTCACGCTGCGGCCCGTCCCCGCGCCCGAGGACCCCGCGCCGCTCGGCCCCGACGCCGCCCGCTGGGCCCTGCTCCACCCCGCCCCGCACGACCGGCCCCGCATCACCGCCGACCACCTCGTCCAGCGCGAGATCAACCCCCTGTTCCGCGTCCGCTACGCCCACGCCCGCGTACGCGCGCTCACCCGCAACGCCCATGACCTGGGCTTCGCGGCGGAACCGGGGGAGCTGAACGGCACGGGCACCCCTCTCCAGACCCCCCTCGCCGACCACCCCCGCATCCTCCGCGCCGCCGCCACCCGGCACGCCCCCGACCGCCTCGCCCGGCATCTGCTCACCGTCGCGGACGCGCTGCTCCCGCTTCTGTCCGAGGTGCTGCCCGTAGGGGAGGAGAAACCCGGGGCCGCCCATCGTGCCCGGCTGGCGCTCGCCGAAGCCGCCGGGGCGGTGCTGGCCGGTGGCCTGTCCCTGCTCGGCATCGACGCACCCGAACACCTCTGAGAACAGAGAGCCACTCATGAGCCGTTCCGCCCACCCCGCCGGGCCCCGTCACGCCGATGTGCTGCCCGAGGGGCACTACTCGGCCCCGCCGGCCGACCTCAACGCCCTCGACCCCAAGGTGTGGGCCCACACCGTGCGCCGGGACGAGGACGGTGTCCTCACCGTCGGCGGCCGCCGGGTGACCGACCTGGCGGAGGAGTTCGGCACGCCCGCGTACATCCTCGACGAGGCCGACTTCCGGGACCGGGCCCGTGCCTGGCGCACCGCGTTCGGCACCGACGCCGACGTGTTCTACGCCGGCAAGGCGTTCCTCTCCCGCGCCGTCGTGCGCTGGCTCGACGAGGAGGGGCTCAACCTCGACGTCTGCTCCGGCGGCGAGCTGGCCACCGCGCTGTCCGCCGGGATGGACCCCGCGCGCATCGCCTTCCACGGCAACAACAAGTCCGTCGAGGAGATCACCCGCGCCGTCGAGGCCGGCGTCGGCCGGATCGTGCTCGACTCCTTCCAGGAGATCGCCCGCGTCGCGCACATCGCGCAGGGACTCGGCAAGCGGCAGAAGGCGCAGATCCGCATCACCGTCGGCGTCGAGGCGCACACCCACGAGTTCATCGCCACCGCGCACGAGGACCAGAAGTTCGGCATCCCGCTCGCGGGCGGCCAGGCGGCAGAGGCGGTACGGCGCGCGCTCACCCTCGACGGGCTCGAACTCATCGGCATCCACAGCCACATCGGCTCGCAGATCTTCGACATGTCCGGCTTCGAGGTCGCCGCCCACCGGGTGGTCGGCCTGCTGAAGGACATCCGCGACGAGCACGGCGTCGAGCTGCCCGAGATCGACCTCGGCGGCGGCCTCGGCATCGCCTACACCAGCTCCGACGACCCCCGCGAGCCGCACGAGATCGCCAAGGCGCTCACCGAGATCGTCACCCGCGAGTGCGAGGCGGCCCGGCTGCGCGTCCCCCGTATCTCCGTCGAGCCCGGCCGCGCCATCGTCGGGCCGACCGCGTTCACGCTGTACGAGGTCGGGACCGTCAAGCGGCTCGACGGGCTGCGGACGTACGTCTCCGTGGACGGCGGGATGTCGGACAACATCCGCACCGCGCTGTACGACGCCGAGTACAGCGTCGCCCTCGTCTCGCGGACCAGCGACGCCGAGCCGATGCTCACCCGCGTCGTCGGCAAGCACTGCGAGAGCGGGGACATCGTGGTCAAGGACGCGTTCCTGCCCGCCGACCTGGCGCCGGGCGACCTGATCGCCGTCCCCGCCACGGGCGCGTACTGCCGGTCCATGGCGAGCAACTACAACCACGTCCTGCGTCCGCCGGTCGTCGCGGTCGGCGACGGCGAGGCGCGGGTGATCGTCCGGCGTGAGACGGAGGAGGACCTGCTCCGGCTGGACGTCGGCTGAGGCCCCGGGGGCCACCCGGGGCCCCGTTCCGGGAACGCGAAACAGATGTCTCACGATCCGGACGAAAGGCGGAAAGCGCCATCCGGTGAGTGAGACTGGTCGGACCGTAGACGGTGAGAGGAAACGAGGTCGGATGATGCGTACGCGTCCGCTGAAGGTGGCGCTGCTGGGCTGTGGAGTGGTCGGCTCCGAGGTGGCGCGCATCATGACGACGCACGCCGACGACCTCGCCGCCCGCATCGGGGCCCCGGTCGAACTGGCCGGGGTCGCCGTACGGCGGCCCTCGAAGGTGCGCGCCGGGATCGATCCCGCGCTCGTCACCACCGACGCGACCGCCCTGGTCAAGCGCGGTGACATCGACGTGGTGGTGGAGGTCATCGGCGGCATCGAGCCCGCCCGCTCCCTGATCACCACCGCGCTGGAGCACGGCGCGTCCGTCGTCTCGGCCAACAAGGCCCTGCTCGCCCAGGACGGCGCCGCCCTGCATGCCGCCGCCGAGGAGCACGGCCGAGACCTCTACTACGAGGCGGCCGTCGCCGGTGCCATCCCGCTGATCCGCCCGCTGCGCGAGTCCCTCGCCGGCGACAAGGTCAACCGGGTGCTCGGCATCGTCAACGGCACCACCAACTTCATCCTCGACAAGATGGACTCCACCGGCGCCGGCTACCAGGAGGCCCTGGACGAGGCCACCGCGCTCGGGTACGCCGAGGCCGACCCCACCGCCGACGTCGAGGGCTTCGACGCCGCCGCCAAGGCCGCCATCCTGGCCGGGATCGCCTTCCACACCCGCGTCCGCCTCGACGACGTGCACCGCGAGGGCATGACCGAGGTGACCGCGGCCGACTTCCGCTCGGCGCGGGAGATGGGCTGCACCATCAAGCTGCTCGCCATCTGCGAGCGGGCCAAGGACGGCGCCTCGGTCACCGCCCGCGTCCACCCGGCGATGATCCCGCTGAGCCACCCGCTGGCCTCGGTGCGCGGCGCGTACAACGCGGTGTTCGTGGAGTCCGACGCGGCCGGGCAGCTGATGTTCTACGGCCCCGGCGCCGGCGGCGCGCCCACCGCCTCGGCGGTCCTCGGCGACCTCGTCGCCGTCTGCCGCAACCGCTTGGGCGGTTCGACCGGGCCCGGCGAATCGGCGTACGCGGCGCTGCCCGTCTCGCCGATGGGGGACGTCGTCACGCGGTACCACATCAGCCTCGACGTCGCCGACAAACCGGGCGTACTCGCCCAGGTGGCCACGGTGTTCGCCGAGCACGGGGTGTCGATCGACACCGTCCGGCAGCAGGGTAAAAATCAGGGCAGCGGCGACGCAGTCGCCGTCGAGCAGGGTGGCGGCGGGCGACGGGAGGGCGGCGAGGCGTCCCTCGTCGTCGTCACGCACCGCGCCTCCGACGCGTCCCTCACCGGGACCGTGGAGGCGCTGCGCGAGCTCGACACCGTGCGGGGTGTCGCCAGCATCATGCGGGTTGAAGGGGAGTAAGCGGCAATGACCCACCAGTGGCGCGGAATCATCGAGGAGTACCGGGACAGGCTGCCGGTCACCGACAGCACGCCCGTCGTGTCGCTCCGCGAGGGCGGCACGCCTCTCGTGCCCGCACAGGTGCTCTCCGAGCGCACGGGCTGCTCGGTCCACCTCAAGGTGGAGGGGGCCAACCCCACCGGTTCCTTCAAGGACCGGGGCATGACCATGGCCATCACGCGGGCCAAGGAGGAGGGCGCCAAGGCGGTCATCTGCGCCTCCACCGGCAACACCTCCGCCTCGGCCGCCGCCTACGCGGTGCGCGCGGGCATGGTCTCGGCGGTGCTCGTCCCGCAGGGCAAGATCGCGCTCGGCAAGATGGGCCAGGCCCTCGTGCACGGCGCGAAGATCCTCCAGGTCGCCGGGAACTTCGACGACTGTCTCGACCTCGCGCGCGCCCTGAGCGACAACTACCCGGTGGCGCTGGTCAATTCGGTCAACCCGGTGCGTATCGAGGGCCAGAAGACGGCCGCCTTCGAGATCGTGGACATGCTGGGCGACGCCCCCGACATCCACGTCCTGCCGGTCGGCAACGCGGGCAACATCACGGCCTACTGGAAGGGCTACCGGGAGTACGCCGCCGACGGCCCGGCCACCCGCACCCCGCGCATGTGGGGCTACCAGGCGTCGGGCAGTGCGCCCATCGTGCGCGGTGAGATCGTCAAGGACCCCTCCACCGTGGCGACCGCCATCCGGATCGGCAACCCGGCCTCCTGGAGTTACGCCCTGGCCGCGCGGGACGAGTCCGGCGGTCACATCGACGAGGTGACGGACCGTGAGATCCTGCGCGCCTACCGGCTGTTGGCCGCGCAGGAGGGTGTCTTCGTGGAGCCCGCCTCCGCCGCCTCGGTGGCCGGACTGCTCAAGGCCGCCGAGCAGGGGAAGGTCGATCCGGGCCAGACCATCGTGTGCACCGTCACCGGCAACGGCCTGAAGGACCCCGACTGGGCCGTGGCCGGCGCCCCGCAGCCGGTCACCGTGCCGGTCGACTCGGCCGTCGCGGCCGAGCGGCTCGGCCTCGCCTGACACCGGGCCCGAGAGGGTGCACAGGGGGCTTGCGACACGCATCGTGCGCCTCCTGTGCGCCCTATGTCGCGGCTGAACCTTCCTTCGATAGGCTGGGGGCAACCCGCCCACCGCACATGCCCGTCGCGTGTGGCACGGCGCCGCCGCCCCAAGCGGCCCGACGGGTTTCCCTACGTCATCGAGTGTCCGCACCGGATGCCCCGCCACGGGCCGTCCGGCAGTCACGTCCCGTCAACGCAGCTCAAGGAGAGTCTTCGAGCGATGGCCGGTCCCGCCTTCCGCGCCGCCGCCGTCCGGGTGCGCACCCCCGCCACCAGCGCCAACCTCGGTCCGGGCTTCGACGCCCTGGGCCTCGCGCTGGGGCTGTACGACGACGTGGTCGTCCGGGTCGCCGACTCCGGGCTGCACATCGACATCGCCGGTGAGGGCGGTGACACCCTCCCGCGCGACGAGCGCCATCTGCTCGTACGCGCCCTGCGCACCGCCTTCGACCTGCTGGGCGGGCAGCCGCGCGGGCTGGAGATCGTCTGCGCCAACCGCATCCCGCACGGCCGCGGTCTCGGCTCGTCGTCCGCCGCCATCTGCGCGGGGATCGTCGCCGCGCGCGCGGTGACCATAGGCGGCGAGTCCCGCCTCGACGACACCGCGCTGCTGGAACTGGCCACGGAGATCGAGGGCCACCCGGACAACGTCGCGGCCTGTCTCCTCGGCGGATTCACCTTGTCCTGGCTGGAGTCGGGCGCCGCCCGCGCCGTACGGACCGAGCCGGACCCCTCCATCGTGCCGGTGGTCTTCGTGCCCGCGAAGCCCGTACTCACCGAGACCGCGCGCGGACTGCTCCCGCGCACCGTCCCGCACGTCGACGCCGCCGCCAACGCGGGCCGTGCCGCACTGCTCGTCGAGGCGCTCACCCGGCGCCCCGAACTGCTGCTGCCCGCCACCGAGGACCGGCTGCACCAGGAGTACCGCGCCCCCGCCATGCCGGAGAGCGCGGCACTGGTGGAAAGGCTGCGCGCGGACGGCGTGGCGGCCGTCATCTCCGGTGCCGGACCCACCGTCATGGCGCTCACCGACGAGGCCACCGCCGACAAGGTGCAGGCCCTCGCGGGCGCCGACTGGGCGGCCAACCGGCTGAGCGTCGACACGCGGGGAGCGAGCGTGCTGCCGCTTGCGTCCTGACACCCGGTTGCCGGATTTGGAGAGGGGGAATGTTTGTTGCATCCGGTAGTGTTAATCTCAAGTCTGCACCCGACCCCACCATGGCGAGGTGCTTCGTGTCCCCGTCAGGGACAGACATTCTTCCGGGAGCCTCCCAAGCCACTCCGTGTTCCGTGCGCCGTACCTGGGCAGTACGTCGTGTGGCAGCACTGAGCGAGTCAGCGGGCACGCTCCGGAATCGGCGCCGCCGCGCCATGTGACACCGGGTGTCACGGCTCGCGGGAGCGTCATCACCAGAAATTCTCTTCCGCCGCTTCATGGCGGACCACCGCCCCGGCTCGGTACTTCCGAATGGCACCGATGCCGGACAGCACAACCGGTCGCCGAGCCAGACAGGCCGACGTCCGCTCCAGGGAAGGACCCTTCGTGAGCGACACCACCGATCTGATGGGCGCACGTGTCGAGGAGACCGCTGCCGCGCCCGCCACGGACTCCGCGCCTGCCACCGGTGCCGGCTCCCGGCGGCGCCGTGGTACCGGCCTCGAGGGCATGGTGCTGGCCGAGCTCCAGCAGGTCGCCTCGGGCCTCGGCATCAGGGGCACCGCGCGGATGCGCAAGAGCCAGCTGATCGAGGTCATCAAGGAGGCCCAGGCCGGGGGAAGCGCCCCCAAGGCCGAGGCCGCCGAGGAGACCAAGCCCAAGCGCCGCGCCACCTCCAAGGCCCGTACGGGTGAGGCCGCCGGTGAGGCGAAGGCCGAGAAGGCCGCGCAGCCGGCCGCCGACAAGGCCGCCCAGATCGACATCCCCGGCCAGCCGGCCGGCGGTCCCGCCCGCGCGGGCGAGGCCGAGCGCGAGGACGCGCCCAACGAGCGCCGCCGCCGTCGTGCCACCGCCGACGCGGGCAGCCCGGCCGCCGCCGAGTCCACCGAGACCAGGGGCGACAAGGGCGAGCCGAAGGGCGACACCCAGCAGCAGCCGCAGGCCGACGGCAAGGCCGACGACGGCGAGGGCCGTGGCCGCCGCGACCGCCGGGACCGTGACCGCGACCGGGGCGGCCGGGACCGCGACCGCCGCGGCAAGGGCGACGACCAGCAGGGCGGCGGCCGTCAGGACCGCCAGCAGGGCCAGCAGCAGGGCGGCGGCCGCCAGGACCGTCAGGACCGCGATCGCCAGCAGCAGGACGACGACGACTTCGAGGGCGGCCGCCGTGGCCGCCGGGGCCGCTACCGCGACCGCCGTGGCCGTCGTGGCCGCGACGAGATCGCCGAGCCGCAGGTCAACGAGGACGACGTCCTGATCCCCGTCGCGGGCATCCTGGACATCCTCGACAACTACGCGTTCATCCGTACCTCCGGCTACCTGCCGGGCCCGAACGACGTGTACGTCTCCCTCGCCCAGGTCCGCAAGAACGGTCTGCGCAAGGGCGACCACATCACCGGCGCGGTCCGCCAGCCGAAGGAGGGCGAGCGCCGCGAGAAGTTCAACGCGCTGGTCCGCCTCGACTCCGTCAACGGCATGGCGCCCGAACACGGCCGTGGGCGGCCGGAGTTCAACAAGCTGACGCCGTTGTACCCGCAGGACCGGCTCCGTCTGGAGTCCGAGTCCAATGTGCTGACGACCCGGATCATCGACCTCGTGTCGCCGATCGGCAAGGGCCAGCGCGGTCTGATCGTGGCCCCGCCGAAGACCGGCAAGACCATGATCATGCAGGCGATCGCCAACGCGATCACGCACAACAACCCCGAGTGCCACCTGATGGTCGTCCTGGTCGACGAGCGTCCGGAAGAGGTCACGGACATGCAGCGGTCGGTGAAGGGCGAGGTCATCTCCTCGACCTTCGACCGCCCGGCCGAGGACCACACCACGGTCGCCGAGCTGGCCATCGAGCGCGCCAAGCGTCTGGTGGAGCTGGGTCACGACGTGGTCGTGCTGCTCGACTCGATCACGCGTCTGGGCCGTGCGTACAACCTCGCCGCCCCGGCGTCGGGCCGCATCCTCTCCGGTGGTGTCGACTCCACCGCCCTGTACCCGCCGAAGCGCTTCTTCGGTGCCGCGCGCAACATCGAGGACGGCGGCTCGCTGACCATCCTCGCCACCGCGCTCGTCGACACCGGGTCCCGCATGGACGAGGTGATCTTCGAGGAGTTCAAGGGCACCGGCAACATGGAGCTCAAGCTCGACCGGAAGCTCGCCGACAAGCGCATCTTCCCGGCGGTGGACGTCGACGCGTCCGGTACCCGCAAGGAAGAGATCCTGCTCGGCAGCGAGGAGCTGGCCATCACCTGGAAGCTGCGTCGCGTGCTGCACGCGCTCGACCAGCAGCAGGCGATCGAGCTGCTGCTCGACAAGATGAAGCAGACCAAGTCGAACATCGAGTTCCTCACCCAGATCCAGAAGACGACGCCGGCTCCCGGCAACAGTGACTGAGCCCCGCTGAGTCACCCGCTTCGGACCTGAGGGAACCTGAAGGGCCGCCCCCGCCGCGCACGCGCCGGGGGCGGCCCTTTTCGCGCGCCGATTGCGCGCCGCGCGCTCCCGCGAGACCTTTGCCACAGGTGTGACGTTCGGTACCGACTTGGCGCGGTACGGCCCCTTACGAGAAAGCGCAGGTGAGCGGGGAGACGGTCCGAGGTTCCGGGCACGGAGGGTCACCACTGCCGCACCGGGCGCCGCAGCGCTTTGTGCGAGCCTGTCCCGAGTTTCCCTGTTCCCCCAGGTGGAGCGACGATGGAGTGGTGATGACCGCTCCCGACCCTGATCGCAGGGGGTAACCGAACGGACGAGACCTAGGAGCGCAGTGTCCACCGAGAGCACGCCGGAGCCCGGCATACCGGAGCCCGGAGACGGCCCCCGCCGCCGGGGCAAGGGGCGCCGCCGCAAGCGCCGCAGCACGGGCCGCAAGGCCCTGCTCGCCACGGCATGGACAGCGGCCGGCGTGGTCGTGCTGGCCGGTGCCGGCGCCGGGTACGTCTACTTCAAGCTGAACGGCAACATCCACAGCGTCGACATCAACCAGATGCTCGGCCGCGACAGGCCCGCCAAGGCCGACAACGGCTCCCAGAACATCCTGGTCCTCGGCTCCGACACCCGTGACGGCGCCAACCGGAGGATCGGCGGGGGAGCGGCCGACAGCGGCGCCCGCTCCGACACCGCGATGATCGTCCACATCTACAAGGGCCACAAGAAGGCGTCCGTGGTGTCCATCCCGCGCGACACCCTCATCGACCGTCCCGCCTGCACCGACACCAAGGGCCACACGTACCCGGCGGCGAAGGACGTCATGTTCAACTCGGCCTACGCCACCGGCGGCGCGCCCTGCGCGGTCCGGACCGTCGAGTCGCTCAGCGGTATCCGCATGGACCACTACCTGGAGGTCGACTTCGCCGGCTTCCAGCGCCTGGTCGACGACCTCGGGGGCGTACGCGTCACCACCACCCGCGCCATCGAGGACCCGGACAGCCACCTGGACCTGGCGGCCGGCACGCACACCCTCGACGGCGCGCAGGCGCTCGGCCTGGTGCGCACCCGGCACGGCGTCGGCGACGGCTCCGACCTCGGCCGCATCCAGCTCCAGCAGGCGTTCGTGAAGGCCCTCATCGCCCAGACCAAGCAGGTCGGCGTGCTGAGCAACCCCAAGAAGCTGTACGACCTCGCCGACACCGCGACCCGGACCGTCACCACCGACTCCGACCTCGGCTCGGTCAACTCCCTCGCGGACTTCGCGGGCGGCCTCAAGGGCATCAGCGCCTCCGGGATGCACATGGTCACCGTGCCGGTCCAGTACGACCCCGCCGATCCCAACCGGGTGCTGCTGGAGCCGGCCAAGGCCCGGCAGATCTGGACCGCGCTGAGGAACGACCAGCCGGTACCGGACTCCGCGACCGCGGGCTCGGCCACCGGCGGCGCCAAGGGCGTCGTCACCCCCTGACCGGCCTCCCGGGGGCCGCGCGGCCCCCG comes from the Streptomyces seoulensis genome and includes:
- the lysA gene encoding diaminopimelate decarboxylase, which translates into the protein MSRSAHPAGPRHADVLPEGHYSAPPADLNALDPKVWAHTVRRDEDGVLTVGGRRVTDLAEEFGTPAYILDEADFRDRARAWRTAFGTDADVFYAGKAFLSRAVVRWLDEEGLNLDVCSGGELATALSAGMDPARIAFHGNNKSVEEITRAVEAGVGRIVLDSFQEIARVAHIAQGLGKRQKAQIRITVGVEAHTHEFIATAHEDQKFGIPLAGGQAAEAVRRALTLDGLELIGIHSHIGSQIFDMSGFEVAAHRVVGLLKDIRDEHGVELPEIDLGGGLGIAYTSSDDPREPHEIAKALTEIVTRECEAARLRVPRISVEPGRAIVGPTAFTLYEVGTVKRLDGLRTYVSVDGGMSDNIRTALYDAEYSVALVSRTSDAEPMLTRVVGKHCESGDIVVKDAFLPADLAPGDLIAVPATGAYCRSMASNYNHVLRPPVVAVGDGEARVIVRRETEEDLLRLDVG
- a CDS encoding DUF3761 domain-containing protein; the encoded protein is MTYYQPQPPPAPAPRPAPKWARKRFVLPALGLTFLLGIGSAGADDTPNTTKSVANTKPAPTPTTTVTATATATETAKPEPAPTVTETVKVKVRVTVTARAAAGSGSGSSTSGGSSSTSGGSSSSGGSTSAGGGATAKCNDGSYSYAAHHQGACSHHGGVAVFYR
- a CDS encoding response regulator; translated protein: MSGASGRVLVVDDSKGIRQLIKVNLELEGLEVVTAVDGAECLDVVHHVRPDVITLDVVMPRLDGLSTAARLRADPRTRGLPLAIISACTQYEVESGLDAGVDAFLPKPFEPDELVRLVKGLLERSDRRDGVCSGG
- a CDS encoding homoserine dehydrogenase; translation: MMRTRPLKVALLGCGVVGSEVARIMTTHADDLAARIGAPVELAGVAVRRPSKVRAGIDPALVTTDATALVKRGDIDVVVEVIGGIEPARSLITTALEHGASVVSANKALLAQDGAALHAAAEEHGRDLYYEAAVAGAIPLIRPLRESLAGDKVNRVLGIVNGTTNFILDKMDSTGAGYQEALDEATALGYAEADPTADVEGFDAAAKAAILAGIAFHTRVRLDDVHREGMTEVTAADFRSAREMGCTIKLLAICERAKDGASVTARVHPAMIPLSHPLASVRGAYNAVFVESDAAGQLMFYGPGAGGAPTASAVLGDLVAVCRNRLGGSTGPGESAYAALPVSPMGDVVTRYHISLDVADKPGVLAQVATVFAEHGVSIDTVRQQGKNQGSGDAVAVEQGGGGRREGGEASLVVVTHRASDASLTGTVEALRELDTVRGVASIMRVEGE
- the thrC gene encoding threonine synthase, translating into MTHQWRGIIEEYRDRLPVTDSTPVVSLREGGTPLVPAQVLSERTGCSVHLKVEGANPTGSFKDRGMTMAITRAKEEGAKAVICASTGNTSASAAAYAVRAGMVSAVLVPQGKIALGKMGQALVHGAKILQVAGNFDDCLDLARALSDNYPVALVNSVNPVRIEGQKTAAFEIVDMLGDAPDIHVLPVGNAGNITAYWKGYREYAADGPATRTPRMWGYQASGSAPIVRGEIVKDPSTVATAIRIGNPASWSYALAARDESGGHIDEVTDREILRAYRLLAAQEGVFVEPASAASVAGLLKAAEQGKVDPGQTIVCTVTGNGLKDPDWAVAGAPQPVTVPVDSAVAAERLGLA
- the thrB gene encoding homoserine kinase; this translates as MAGPAFRAAAVRVRTPATSANLGPGFDALGLALGLYDDVVVRVADSGLHIDIAGEGGDTLPRDERHLLVRALRTAFDLLGGQPRGLEIVCANRIPHGRGLGSSSAAICAGIVAARAVTIGGESRLDDTALLELATEIEGHPDNVAACLLGGFTLSWLESGAARAVRTEPDPSIVPVVFVPAKPVLTETARGLLPRTVPHVDAAANAGRAALLVEALTRRPELLLPATEDRLHQEYRAPAMPESAALVERLRADGVAAVISGAGPTVMALTDEATADKVQALAGADWAANRLSVDTRGASVLPLAS
- the nrtL gene encoding ArgS-related anticodon-binding protein NrtL; its protein translation is MTPAELSRTVLDAVCRAVDAGELDVAPPERVTLTEPGPGGCGDFATNVALRLARPAARTPLYVADILRARLLDADGVRDVVVTGPGFLNISLRARDDLLTGLVREIRARGTEYGYGDALAGRTVVLRVPYEVRAEVVADAVARIVATQGGRAEIEHGEPVTLRPVPAPEDPAPLGPDAARWALLHPAPHDRPRITADHLVQREINPLFRVRYAHARVRALTRNAHDLGFAAEPGELNGTGTPLQTPLADHPRILRAAATRHAPDRLARHLLTVADALLPLLSEVLPVGEEKPGAAHRARLALAEAAGAVLAGGLSLLGIDAPEHL